In the genome of Cupriavidus taiwanensis, one region contains:
- a CDS encoding enoyl-CoA hydratase/isomerase family protein: MNAPQPAVLLQRHAGWAELVLNRPARRNAIDMALAHALGDAIETLAADDSVRAVLLRGADGGFCSGLDLQALQAEAGGLAAFAPVWERVHQGLRHSRKAWVVALERHAINGGAALALAGDLLVCGAGAFLQIGEIRLGMSAPRNAEWLALRHTEAVAARLCLLGDRVPAPELLRLGIATEMVDDAQVLDRARGLAATIGGFPADGVAAIKGGMRAASVARDRNA, encoded by the coding sequence ATGAACGCGCCGCAGCCTGCCGTCCTGCTGCAGCGCCACGCCGGCTGGGCCGAGCTGGTGTTGAACCGCCCGGCGCGCCGCAACGCCATCGACATGGCGCTGGCGCACGCGCTGGGCGACGCGATCGAGACCCTGGCCGCCGACGACAGCGTGCGCGCGGTGCTGCTGCGCGGCGCCGACGGCGGCTTCTGTTCCGGCCTGGACCTGCAGGCGCTGCAGGCCGAAGCCGGCGGGCTGGCGGCGTTCGCGCCGGTGTGGGAGCGCGTGCACCAGGGCCTGCGGCACAGCCGCAAGGCCTGGGTGGTGGCGCTCGAGCGCCATGCCATCAACGGCGGCGCGGCGCTGGCGCTGGCCGGCGACCTGCTGGTGTGCGGCGCCGGCGCCTTCCTGCAGATCGGCGAGATCCGCCTGGGCATGTCCGCGCCGCGCAATGCCGAGTGGCTGGCGCTGCGCCACACCGAAGCCGTGGCCGCGCGCCTGTGTTTGCTGGGCGACCGCGTGCCCGCGCCGGAGCTGCTGCGCCTGGGCATCGCCACCGAGATGGTCGACGACGCCCAGGTGCTGGACCGCGCGCGCGGGCTGGCCGCCACCATCGGCGGCTTTCCGGCGGATGGCGTGGCCGCGATCAAGGGCGGCATGCGCGCGGCCTCGGTTGCGCGCGACAGGAACGCTTGA
- a CDS encoding CaiB/BaiF CoA transferase family protein, whose product MASTANRQHLPLAGIRVAEFGQFIAAPGAAMMLADLGADVVKVEALRGDSARRFDGTSPQSPMFLAYNRGKRGIALDLRTPGGLDAARRLALASDVVLHNTRAGAMEALGLDAATLRAARPDLIHASISGFGTRGPSRTRPGLDIAAQAESGMMSVTGESGGQPLKAGFALIDAATALAAGNAILAALFRRERTGAGATIETSLLSVGVQLQAQLWAEYQCSGALPVRSGNSQPKAAPAADVIAVADGHIVLSAYLDEHWTRLCEAIGQPALAHDPRFASNALRVRHRAALLAILHDALRHLSGDAARALLERHQVVVGVVRDYHQVKASPDVRASGILQAVDDGEGGRLELPGLPFTMAGLPAGGLPAVPRLGQHTAEVLAELGYGAAEIDAMARARNIGVEPVQQEAA is encoded by the coding sequence ATGGCGAGCACGGCAAACCGGCAACACCTGCCGCTGGCAGGCATACGCGTGGCGGAGTTCGGGCAGTTCATCGCGGCGCCGGGCGCGGCCATGATGCTGGCCGACCTGGGCGCCGACGTGGTCAAGGTGGAGGCGCTGCGCGGCGACAGTGCTCGGCGCTTCGACGGCACCAGCCCGCAGAGCCCGATGTTCCTGGCCTACAACCGCGGCAAGCGCGGCATCGCGCTGGACCTGCGCACGCCCGGCGGGCTGGATGCGGCGCGCCGGCTGGCGCTGGCCAGCGACGTGGTGCTGCACAACACCCGCGCCGGCGCGATGGAAGCGCTGGGGCTGGACGCCGCCACGCTGCGCGCCGCGCGTCCCGACCTGATCCACGCCTCGATCAGCGGCTTCGGCACGCGCGGGCCGTCGCGCACACGGCCCGGGCTGGATATCGCCGCGCAGGCGGAGAGCGGCATGATGTCGGTCACCGGCGAGTCCGGCGGGCAGCCGCTCAAGGCCGGCTTCGCGCTGATCGACGCGGCCACCGCGCTGGCGGCCGGCAATGCCATCCTGGCCGCGCTGTTCCGCCGCGAGCGCACCGGCGCCGGCGCGACCATCGAGACTTCGCTGCTGTCGGTGGGGGTGCAGCTGCAGGCCCAGCTGTGGGCCGAATACCAGTGCTCCGGCGCGCTGCCCGTGCGCAGCGGCAACAGCCAGCCCAAGGCCGCGCCGGCCGCCGACGTGATCGCGGTGGCCGACGGCCATATCGTGCTGTCGGCCTATCTCGACGAACACTGGACGCGCTTGTGCGAAGCCATCGGCCAGCCGGCGCTGGCGCACGACCCACGCTTTGCCAGCAATGCCCTGCGGGTGCGGCACCGCGCCGCGCTGCTGGCCATCCTGCACGACGCGCTGCGCCACCTGAGCGGCGATGCCGCGCGCGCGCTGCTGGAGCGGCACCAGGTGGTGGTGGGCGTGGTGCGCGACTACCACCAGGTCAAGGCCAGCCCCGACGTGCGTGCCAGCGGCATCCTGCAGGCGGTCGACGACGGCGAGGGCGGCCGGCTGGAGCTGCCCGGGCTGCCCTTCACCATGGCCGGCCTGCCCGCCGGCGGACTCCCTGCGGTGCCGCGGCTTGGCCAGCATACCGCCGAGGTGCTGGCGGAACTGGGCTACGGCGCCGCCGAGATCGACGCCATGGCCCGTGCCCGCAACATCGGCGTGGAACCCGTGCAGCAGGAGGCAGCATGA